A genomic region of Nitrosomonas ureae contains the following coding sequences:
- a CDS encoding F0F1 ATP synthase subunit epsilon, protein MGTIFHLDIVSAEESIYSGPVEFMVAPAQMGEVGIYPRHTPMLTKIKSGMVRIKAQLQEEELIYVSGGMLEVQPDIVTILADTAVRSHDLDEAKALEAKRAAEEAMKNKESELDYIKAQAELIEAMAQLAAINKLRKRGH, encoded by the coding sequence ATGGGTACCATTTTTCATCTTGATATAGTTAGTGCTGAAGAGTCAATTTATTCTGGGCCTGTGGAGTTTATGGTTGCGCCGGCTCAGATGGGCGAAGTGGGAATCTATCCACGACATACACCGATGCTAACAAAAATAAAATCTGGGATGGTACGTATAAAGGCTCAATTACAGGAAGAAGAGCTGATATATGTATCTGGAGGGATGCTGGAAGTTCAGCCGGATATTGTTACCATATTAGCCGATACTGCTGTGCGGAGTCACGATCTTGATGAAGCAAAAGCGCTTGAGGCGAAACGAGCCGCTGAAGAGGCTATGAAAAATAAGGAATCTGAATTGGATTATATCAAAGCTCAAGCTGAATTGATTGAAGCGATGGCGCAATTAGCTGCAATTAATAAGTTAAGAAAACGTGGGCATTAG